The genomic window TGAGAATAATACCAGCAATAGACATTATAGACGGTAAATGTGTACGTTTATCAAAAGGCGATTACAATACTAAAATAATATATAATGAGAATCCTTTAGAAATAGCTAAACAATATGAAGCTCATGGTATCGAGTGTTTACATTTAGTGGATTTAGATGGAGCTAAGGCCAGTCATATTGTAAACCATAAGGTTTTAGAAGCTATTGCAAGCAAAACCAGTTTGAAAATTGATTTTGGTGGTGGATTAAAAACAGACGAGGATTTACGTATCGCTTTCGAGTGTGGTGCTGGACAAATTACAGGAGGAAGTATTGCTGTAAAACAACCTGACGTTTTTAAAAATTGGTTATCTAAATTTGGTGCAGATAAAATTATTTTAGGCGCCGATGCTAATAACGAAAAAATAGCCATTAGTGGTTGGTTAGAAGAATCGGAGGAAGAATTAATTCCTTTTGTAAAGAACTATCAAAAAGAAGGTGTGCAGTATGTAATTTGTACAGATATCGCTAAGGATGGCATGTTAGAAGGGCCTTCTTTCGATTTGTATGAAAAAATGCTTAACCAACTTCCTAATATAAAATTAATTGCAAGTGGTGGTATTTCAACTTTTGATGAATTACCAAAATTAGCCGAATTAGGTTGCGAAGGCACTATAATTGGTAAAGCCATTTATGAGAATAAAATTAGCTTAAAACAATTGGAGAATTTTATCTTGAATAAATAATAAAACGTTCAAAATGCTTACAAAAAGAATAATTCCTTGCTTAGATATTAAAAACGGACGTACTGTAAAAGGTGTGAATTTTGTTGATTTGCGTGATGCAGGAGACCCAGTAGAACTCGCAAAACAATATGCGGACGTAGGAGCGGATGAACTTGTATTTCTAGATATTTCGGCCACTTTAGAAGGCAGAGGAACCACTTTAGATATGGTTTTACGTGTGGCGGAACAAGTTAATATTCCGTTTACGGTTGGGGGAGGAATTTCTTCTGTAGAGCATGTTGATGAGTTATTACACTGTGGTGCAGATAAAGTTTCTATTAATTCTTCGGCTGTTAAACGCCCAGAATTAGTGAACGAATTATCAAACAAATTTGGTAGCCAATGTGTTGTGGTTGCTATCGATGCAAAAGAAGTTGACGGACAATGGAAGGTGCATTTAGCAGGTGGAAGTATCCCGACGGATATTGATTTATTCGAATGGGCAAAAGAAGTAGAAACACGTGGTGCGGGTGAAATTTTATTCACATCAATGAATCATGATGGAACAAAAAACGGTTTTGCAAACGAAGCTTTAGCCAAATTATCCGAAACCTTAAATATCCCAATAATAGCATCGGGTGGAGCAGGGAATGTTCAACATTTTATTGATACCTTTGAAATCGGAAAATCTGATGCAGCTTTGGCCGCTAGTGTGTTCCATTTTGGTGAAATTCCAATTCCAGAATTAAAGAAAGAATTAAAAGCAAATCATATAGAAGTTCGACTTTAAGTCGGCATACTGAATCTTTTCAGTAACAAAAATAATTTATCATGACTATTAAATACGAT from Algibacter sp. L1A34 includes these protein-coding regions:
- the hisA gene encoding 1-(5-phosphoribosyl)-5-[(5-phosphoribosylamino)methylideneamino]imidazole-4-carboxamide isomerase codes for the protein MRIIPAIDIIDGKCVRLSKGDYNTKIIYNENPLEIAKQYEAHGIECLHLVDLDGAKASHIVNHKVLEAIASKTSLKIDFGGGLKTDEDLRIAFECGAGQITGGSIAVKQPDVFKNWLSKFGADKIILGADANNEKIAISGWLEESEEELIPFVKNYQKEGVQYVICTDIAKDGMLEGPSFDLYEKMLNQLPNIKLIASGGISTFDELPKLAELGCEGTIIGKAIYENKISLKQLENFILNK
- the hisF gene encoding imidazole glycerol phosphate synthase subunit HisF, giving the protein MLTKRIIPCLDIKNGRTVKGVNFVDLRDAGDPVELAKQYADVGADELVFLDISATLEGRGTTLDMVLRVAEQVNIPFTVGGGISSVEHVDELLHCGADKVSINSSAVKRPELVNELSNKFGSQCVVVAIDAKEVDGQWKVHLAGGSIPTDIDLFEWAKEVETRGAGEILFTSMNHDGTKNGFANEALAKLSETLNIPIIASGGAGNVQHFIDTFEIGKSDAALAASVFHFGEIPIPELKKELKANHIEVRL